A genomic region of Arvicola amphibius chromosome X, mArvAmp1.2, whole genome shotgun sequence contains the following coding sequences:
- the LOC119804917 gene encoding claudin-34-like: MSLPPMTGFEIVPHRERKQFIDRDKPVSCQVFRVTVVMVSRRASRQLGGFALATLAWILCSVSMSLPQWRVWCFQEPLDSKPRMTLVGMWKTCVYHQEGDSNISKVCYKYKNQDTFVPLDIRVSQHFLLISSFLGTIATVTVIVALWKLYSGRLRKKATSNPFMVPGILNVIASIFVFLSIVYNYLSIIRKDGIAFPPSFHTPSFPDTQKVGNALAMATLSCFLFLVGGIISLSFTLPQHFLLYSIL; the protein is encoded by the exons ATGTCACTACCTCCAATGACAGGGTTTGAAATTGTGCctcatagagaaagaaaacagtttataGACAGGGATAAACCAGTCAG TTGCCAGGTGTTCAGAGTCACCGTTGTGATGGTCAGCAGGCGTGCCAGCAGGCAGCTAGGAGGCTTTGCTTTGGCCACTCTAGCATGGATCCTGTGCAGCGTCTCCATGAGCCTCCCTCAGTGGCGAGTGTGGTGTTTTCAGGAGCCCTTGGATTCCAAGCCCAGAATGACTTTAGTGGGGATGTGGAAAACCTGTGTTTACCACCAGGAAGGCGATTCCAACATTTCCAAAGTGTGTTACAAATATAAAAACCAGGACACCTTCGTCCCTTTGGACATTCGAGTGTCTCAACACTTTCTACTGATCTCCAGCTTTCTTGGCACGATTGCCACAGTCACTGTCATTGTGGCTCTTTGGAAATTGTACTCAGGGAGACTCCGGAAGAAAGCCACCTCCAATCCATTCATGGTTCCAGGGATTCTGAACGTCATTGCTAGCATTTTTGTCTTCTTATCCATCGTGTACAACTATTTATCCATCATTCGCAAGGATGGGATTGCCTTCCCCCCATCATTCCACACACCCTCTTTCCCAGATACCCAGAAGGTTGGCAATGCGCTGGCAATGGCGACCCtttcttgctttctatttctagTGGGTGgcataatttctctttcttttactctTCCCCAGCATTTCCTACTATATTCtatcctttaa